The Gammaproteobacteria bacterium nucleotide sequence TGAATAGTCGGACAGTAGATCGGAATGAGCTACACGGTGAAGCCATTGCCCGGAGTGGCCGCTATTTGATAGCAAAGACATTGGTCGAATGTGGGGCTGCTGGGGTGGATCCGTTGTCGCCTGAAAATCCTCTGATTTTCTCTGCTGGGCCCTTCGCTGGCACCAACTTCTCCAACGCGAACCGTCTGAGTATAGGCTGCAAGAGTCCTTTGACCGGGGGTATCAAGGAAGCGAATGCCGGCGGTACCTTTGGATTCGCGTTAGGCCAGCTCGGTATGGCCGGTTTTACCCTGCACGGTGTGTCGGATGATTGGATAGTGATCCATATTTCGAAAGAGGGTGAAATAACGTATGACCCGGCCGAACCTTATATGGGTCTGGGCAACTTTGAAGCCGCTGCTCGACTGCACGAGCGGTACGGCAAGAAGGTCAGTATAGGCTTGTGTGGTCCAGTCGGTGAGTACGGTGGACTACTGGCAGGAATCTCCTTCAGTGATACTGACCTGCGTCCTTCTCGACTCGCAGCTAGAGGCGGGGTCGGCGCTGTCATGGCGAGTAAGCGCGTTAAAGCGGTGGTCGCGGATCTAAATCGTATGCCCAAACTGCATGACCGAAAGAAAGTGATGGGGGCTGTGAAGGCCTATAACGCCAAGCTTGACAAGGATGAAATCGCTCAAAACATGGCGACTTATGGAACCGCATTGATGGCCGACGTCCAGAATTATCTAGGCGGTCTGCCTGTGCGTAACTTTAGTGAGGGCCGAATTGTTGAAGATGATGAGACCATGGCCATGGGCGGACAGCATATCCGGGAGCTGCAACTGGAACGAGGCGGTCAGACCGCCCATGCCTGTATGCCCGGCTGCACCATCGAGTGCAGCAATGTTTATGTCGATAAAGACGGTAACGAACTGACGTCTCCTGTGGAATATGAAACACTGGGTTTGTTGGGCACCAACTGCGGCTTGAAAGACCCGGATGACCTGGCCCGTCTCAATTTCATCGCGAATGATCTTGGGATAGACACGATAGAAACCGGTGCAATGATCGCGGTACTGATGGACGCTGGCCTGGGTAAATTTGGCGACGTTGGGTTTATGGAAGAAGTACTCGAAGAGATCAGGATAGGTTCTGAGAACGGACGACTGTGGGCGCAAGGAACAGGACGTGTTGGGGCGCACTACAAGGTCGAGAGAGTTCCCGTGATCAAGCAACAGGCGATCAGTGCCTATGACCCAAGGGTTGTCGAGGCGACTGGTATAACCATGATGGTAACTGCGCAGGGTGCCGACCATACAGCAGGCAATGTACCGAAGTTGGACTGCACCGATATGACCGTCGACGAAGTCGTCGCCGCCAGTTTGGAGTCTCAGTTGGTAATGGCCAGTTCCGATTCTTTGGGGTTATGTATTTTTGGACGCGGGGTAACGGATACCAACGTCGCATTCGTAATCAACGCCATTAACGACGCGCATGGTACGGAATTGACAGAAGAGTTTTACACTGAATTGGGCAGAGAAACTCTCGCTCTTGAGCATCAGTTTAATCGTGATGCCGGATTTACCGACGCCGATGACGAATTACCGTCGTTTTTCTACACCGAACCTCTGTCTCCGACCGGAAAGGTGGCCCGTTTCCATGCGCCTGAGGTCAATCAGTCACTGGGCCACTCGTAAAGAACGTAACGGGAAAAAACTTTTAGAATTCGTTTTCAGATACCTACGATGGGATGAATGCGGGAGCCATCGCTGAATCTTGAAAACTGAAACGGTGTCGGATCAACGAGCGGCTCAGAGGCGGTGGCAACATCTGCAGCCAGTTGACCTGCGGCGGGACCAATGCCAAATCCATGTCCCGACAGCCCAGTCGCCAGAAAGAAACCCGGCAGGCTGTCGACAGGAGAAATGACAGGTACGGCGTCGGGTGTCGCATCAATCAGCCCCGCCCAACTCTCGACGACCTCAATATCTTGAAACGCTGGAAAAGCATGAGCGAGGTTTCGCTTGCTTTTGTCCAGTGTGCTTTGAATGGGTATCGGATCCAGGGTTCGGATCTGTTCGAAAGGGGACTGTTCATCGAGCGACCACCTTTTTTTCTGCTGCCACTCGGTCTTAAAGCGGCTCGTCCAGGTGGGGCGTAGAATATTTCGGGCCATCCAGGCCAACGGCAGAAAGTCTTTCAGGAAACGAAAAGAATCTGGGACGATGTCAAAATTAGAAATGCTCCCATGGGAGACGGTATAACCTCCATCCAACCGTTTTCGAATTGCAAATCCCGCGCCGGTGACAGATCTTTCGGGCGCATTATTCAGCGGTGCAGTGCGAAACACAGACCCAATTGTCATCAGCAAAGGCAGACTTAGCCCAAGGTTCCGGCAAAACGTGCTGGACCAGGCACCGCCGGCCAGAATTACAGTACTGCATCGCAATGAGTCGTTTTCAGTGACGATTGCCGATATTCGCCCGCCGCTCGTTTCTATACCGCGCACAGCAGTTTGCGTGAAAAGTTTTGCCCCCAGTTGGCGCGCTGCCCGAGCCATAGCGGGTGCTGCAATGGTGGGTTCGGCTCGGCCGTCGGTCGGTGTATAAAGTCCACCAACCCACTGTTTGTTTGATCCCGGCAGCAGTTCATTGATTTCTTTGCTGGACACCATCCGGGATTCGACACCATGTGCGAGTCCGTGCTGTAGCCATGCTTCACGGTTTGCAACGTCTTTGGGCGTATTGGCCAGGTA carries:
- a CDS encoding aldehyde ferredoxin oxidoreductase: MREYLHIDLNSRTVDRNELHGEAIARSGRYLIAKTLVECGAAGVDPLSPENPLIFSAGPFAGTNFSNANRLSIGCKSPLTGGIKEANAGGTFGFALGQLGMAGFTLHGVSDDWIVIHISKEGEITYDPAEPYMGLGNFEAAARLHERYGKKVSIGLCGPVGEYGGLLAGISFSDTDLRPSRLAARGGVGAVMASKRVKAVVADLNRMPKLHDRKKVMGAVKAYNAKLDKDEIAQNMATYGTALMADVQNYLGGLPVRNFSEGRIVEDDETMAMGGQHIRELQLERGGQTAHACMPGCTIECSNVYVDKDGNELTSPVEYETLGLLGTNCGLKDPDDLARLNFIANDLGIDTIETGAMIAVLMDAGLGKFGDVGFMEEVLEEIRIGSENGRLWAQGTGRVGAHYKVERVPVIKQQAISAYDPRVVEATGITMMVTAQGADHTAGNVPKLDCTDMTVDEVVAASLESQLVMASSDSLGLCIFGRGVTDTNVAFVINAINDAHGTELTEEFYTELGRETLALEHQFNRDAGFTDADDELPSFFYTEPLSPTGKVARFHAPEVNQSLGHS
- a CDS encoding FAD-binding oxidoreductase, which translates into the protein MPPHVDPVPSDQQLPDSTEVAIIGGGIIGVSTALTLAERGIPVVLFEKGYIAGEQSSRNWGWCRQQGRDPRELPLIIESLALWRKMHQRTGCDVGFRQCGILYLANTPKDVANREAWLQHGLAHGVESRMVSSKEINELLPGSNKQWVGGLYTPTDGRAEPTIAAPAMARAARQLGAKLFTQTAVRGIETSGGRISAIVTENDSLRCSTVILAGGAWSSTFCRNLGLSLPLLMTIGSVFRTAPLNNAPERSVTGAGFAIRKRLDGGYTVSHGSISNFDIVPDSFRFLKDFLPLAWMARNILRPTWTSRFKTEWQQKKRWSLDEQSPFEQIRTLDPIPIQSTLDKSKRNLAHAFPAFQDIEVVESWAGLIDATPDAVPVISPVDSLPGFFLATGLSGHGFGIGPAAGQLAADVATASEPLVDPTPFQFSRFSDGSRIHPIVGI